The Azotosporobacter soli genome segment TCAGCTTAATCATAGCGTAATTTGCAAAATAATAAATGATTATATATTTTTTTGTAAAACACGCCATTTTATTAATAAACACTAAATAATTCGCCGCGAATATCTTAGTAAGAAAAGACTAAGGAGTGATGCTATGCAGCGAACAGCAAACGATATCTAAATTATTTGAAGCCCTAGGATGCATGGAAGCTACTTTTTAAAAATCAAGGAGGAATTTATTATGTCGTTAGTAATCAGCACAAACATGTCCGCATTAAACACCACCAATCAGTTGAATAAGAACAGCTCGCTCATGAATTCATCGCTGCAAAAACTCTCTTCCGGTTATTCCATCAATAGTTCGGCCGATAACGCGGCTGGCCTGTCGATCTCCGAAAAAATGCGTGCGCAAATTCAAGGCCTCGACCAAGCCAGCAGCAACTCCCAAGACGCAATTTCGCTAGCACAAACAGCAGACGGCGCTCTGGATGAAACAACTTCTATTCTTAAACGCATGCGCGAATTGGCGGTACAGGCATCCACCGATTCATTGACGGATGATGACCGCTCGAACATCCAAGATGAAACGGATCAGTTGCGCCAGGAACTTGATCGTATCTCCAACGATACCGAATACAATACCAAAAAACTCCTCAACGGCGACAGCGGCGCATCAACTGCCGTTTCAGGAACCAATTCCGCCGCAATCGATACGGCGAACACAGTCGCCGGTAACAATACCGCTTCCGGCGTCTATACCGTAAACTACACTTCGGTAGCTACTGAAGCGACTACCGGCTTGGCCACGGCCTCCACTTCCGGTATTACCGCCGCAACAAGTACCATTTCCAGTTCGCTGACCGGCAGCTTTAGCATCAATGGAACCACCATCAACATCGAAAGCAGCGATACGATCAGCGGGATCATGGAAAAAATCAATGATGAAACTTCCACGACCGGCGTAACCGCTACTTTGGATACGACGACAGCCGGCAACTATTTCATCAAGTTGACCGACAGCACTTATGGCAGCAGTTCCAGCATCACGTTAAAAGGTTCGAATGATCTGCTCGGAGCATCCGGCTTATTTAACGCCACTTCCAGCACCACAGCCACAAGCGTCACGACGTACGGTACCAATGCCACCGGTACGATTAACGGTGCTACAGCAGTCGGTGAAGGAAACACGCTGAAAGCCTTCGATCTCACCGTTTCCGGTGACGATGCAGCGCTCACTACTTTAGGCGGCACGGCAACCGCAACCGCAAATACCGCTTTTGACGCATTGGTAACAGCCATGAGCGCTTCCACCGGCGCCACTTCGGCCAGCGCAGACAAGTCAGCCGCCGCCGATTACAATACCGCGGTCGCTGGCGGCAGCGCCACTGCCATTGCCAAAGCCAAAGAAGCTTTGATTAAGCAGGCGGCAGCATCCGATGATGCGACAACCACAACTGACCTTACAGCCTATAAAGCGGCAACCGCAACGACTTTGGCCACCGCTGACGTAACGGTAGACGCATCCACTGCACTGACGTTCCAGGTAGGCGCAAACACCCACCAAAGCATGAGCCTCTCGATCGGCGACATGGATGCTAATGCCTTAGGCGTCGCTGGAACCGATTCCGACTCCGGTATTGATCTGACGACCGTTGATGCCGCATCCAGCGCAATCAGCGTAATCGATAAAGCCATCAAGAAAGTTTCCTCTGAACGCTCCAATCTCGGCGCGGTTCAAAACAGTCTGGAAAGCAACATTAATAATCTGGATACCGAAAGTGAAAATCTGACCTCTGCCGAATCCAACATCCGCGATACGGATATGGCTTCCGAAATGTCTACCTACACAAAATTGAGCGTCATCACGCAAGCCGCCACCGCGATGCTGGCCAAAGCCAACCAGCAACCGCAGCAAGTTCTGACTTTGCTGCAAGGCTAATCTTAATTTTAAAATGCACTGTACGCATGGCGTACAGTGCATTTTTCTTTTGCTTGATTTCAAATTCTCGGCTCCATTTTTCAAAATATAAATCGAAGGGTGAAGCAACATTCCTCAATGTTGCTTCACCCTTCCACGTCTTTTTGCATGAATACTGCATTCTATTCTACTTTCCTACAACCGCTTTTTTACGCACTTGTTTCATTGCAGAAACCCAAGCTTCACGAAACTCAGTCAACAGTTTCTTCGCTTCCGCCAACTTATTCCGATCTTTTTTCATATTGCCTTGAATCAAGCAATGCAAGATGTACTCATCGACAGCAAGCCAGTTTTTAGAAATTTCTTGCTTACGATCCGTCGTCAGCATAAACTCACGCATGATATTTTGCGCCCGCAAATTCGCTTTATGCGCCTTTTCTACATCCTGCTTTTCAATCGCAACCATACTTTCCGTAATAAATCGAATAGCGCCGTCATAGAGCATTAACGTCAATTCTTCCGGCGACGCTGTCATAATCTGTTGTCTTTTATATGCATTCGCAGTATTTGCCGCATACATAACCATTCCTCCTCTACGCTATTACTTTTTACCGTTATCCCTTTTCATTGATGAGGCGTCCCCGTGTCAGCACGGCCCACGACGTAACATATTGAGCGCGAACCTGTCTCTTCACGTTACGGCTTTTCAGCCGTCCGGACACGCTTGCTTTTTCAAGCGCTGCTTTTTGTAAAAGGTGACTGCTTGCCTGCATCAATCGAAGCTGT includes the following:
- a CDS encoding flagellin, which encodes MSLVISTNMSALNTTNQLNKNSSLMNSSLQKLSSGYSINSSADNAAGLSISEKMRAQIQGLDQASSNSQDAISLAQTADGALDETTSILKRMRELAVQASTDSLTDDDRSNIQDETDQLRQELDRISNDTEYNTKKLLNGDSGASTAVSGTNSAAIDTANTVAGNNTASGVYTVNYTSVATEATTGLATASTSGITAATSTISSSLTGSFSINGTTINIESSDTISGIMEKINDETSTTGVTATLDTTTAGNYFIKLTDSTYGSSSSITLKGSNDLLGASGLFNATSSTTATSVTTYGTNATGTINGATAVGEGNTLKAFDLTVSGDDAALTTLGGTATATANTAFDALVTAMSASTGATSASADKSAAADYNTAVAGGSATAIAKAKEALIKQAAASDDATTTTDLTAYKAATATTLATADVTVDASTALTFQVGANTHQSMSLSIGDMDANALGVAGTDSDSGIDLTTVDAASSAISVIDKAIKKVSSERSNLGAVQNSLESNINNLDTESENLTSAESNIRDTDMASEMSTYTKLSVITQAATAMLAKANQQPQQVLTLLQG
- the fliS gene encoding flagellar export chaperone FliS yields the protein MYAANTANAYKRQQIMTASPEELTLMLYDGAIRFITESMVAIEKQDVEKAHKANLRAQNIMREFMLTTDRKQEISKNWLAVDEYILHCLIQGNMKKDRNKLAEAKKLLTEFREAWVSAMKQVRKKAVVGK